The Candidatus Bathyarchaeia archaeon DNA segment TTTAGAAAGGCTTTATGAGAATGACCAGCTAGTCTTTCGGTATTGTATGAAAGATGGAGCGTATGCGGATGGGCGGTATCCGGCGAACCCGAACGGTTCTTTCCATGACATAACTGGAATATGCAACCCAGAAGGAACAATATTTGGTTTGATGCCGCATCCAGAAAGAGCCTTCTACTGGTGGCAACAACCAAACTGGACGAGACAAAAGCAGATGCCACAACACGGCGACGGAAAACTAATCTTCGAAGGCTTGATAAACTACCTCGAAAAAAAGGATAACTGAGAAATTCTTTCACTGTTTCCCGCATCTTAGGGCCTAATTATAATTCAAGCTCATTGATTCTCTTTTATTGAGAAACGTTAACAAGCGTATGCCGAGTTAAAGAAGATATGATAAGATGAGGTAGATAGCGTAGCTTATTAGGATTAGACCACTGGATTGCTCGGATTTTGCGGCGATGTTTGTAGGTTTTTCTGGTTAGTTTTGATGCAGAACCAGCGGCAATTCCGATGAAAATGAAAGGTAGTATTGCACCTAAACAGAAGAGTATCAGGGGAAATGTAAATTCGGAATTTTGAAGCATCACCAGCACGCTGAACAGGAATGGAGAAATGCAAGGATCTAGAAAGTAGAAAAGGAAACCAAGAGAAAAAAGCCCAGCATAAGTGAACACATATCTTTCTGTCAGTTTCTTCAGTAAGGATTTTGTTTGAAAGGGTAGTTTGAACAAACCCAACAGATTAAATCCGAAAATGATGACAAAAGCGCATATAATCCAAACGAAGGCATTTTGAAGACTGGGTATTGAAAGTAATATTAGAGCAAAGGTTGCTCCAAGAAAAATGGCGGCAGAAACGAAGCCTATCCCAAAGGTCATAACATATAGCATTCCTTCTTTGAAACGTGTTGCCTTTTTTGCGATCTTAACACTTTTTGGCATGCTTGTGGCTGGCAGACTTGTGGAAACACAACAATTCTTGCATATATGGTAACGACCGCTTTCATAGCATTGTCCTACTATGTTCGGACTACTTCCTCGCTTAGGTTATGGAGAATAATCTGGATAATAGCAGGCATAGGTGTGATTGGTTTCCCTCTTTTCATAATCATGAACTTCCTTGTGATAAAGGCGCTCAGCCCTATTATTGGATTCTGGATACCTTTCTCCATAACCATGGCAACATCGATATCAGTAGGAGCCTTCGTAGGAGATCATGTAGGCAAGAGACGAGATTATAAACCACTCGCATGAAATTAGAAAAAAGAAGAGAAGATAATAGAGACACAAACTTTCAGTTTTTAAGTTTGCTCAGCTGTTTAGAAAAGAAAGGATAAACTAGAATTTCTCATTGTTTTTCTTTCTCAAATTTTTTAGTAAACTATATTTTATTGTTTTGTTTGAAATTGCAGAGGAGAAGAGACTATGGAAGTTTCTGCTATTCATGTTTTGTTAATATTATTCTATGGTTTTCTTGTAATTCTAGTTTTCTGGTTGTCTTGGAGGATAGGTAGAAAACTGAGATATTGGTCTCCTGCAACATTTTGTGAGCTTACTCGTTATGCTTTTCTTGGCTCCTTAACTATGGGTATCGGATTGTCCGCAGCAGCTGGATTATTTTCAGTAATAGCAAATATCCTATATGATAAACCGCTAGAAAGAGCTTTTTGCGATGCACCATTAATAGGATTTATACTTGGTTTTGTGGTTTTCTTACCGGGATTCATGATACTATTTAAAACCAAAAGACCTGAGAAGCGAGATGCTAATGGAATGAAAAAAAGTTTTAAAAGCGTTAATGGTTGCAACAATAACTTGGCTTGCTGCCTTCGCAGCGTACATTACAGCAGATTTGTTGGTATGGCGAAAAATGAACGTTCTCAATGCCTTAGCTACATCTACATCAATATTTTTAATAACTCTCTTTGGCTTGTTGTGGACAACTTTTAGGACAAAGAAATGAACCACAGCAGATATATTACTGCTGCATGAAAGTTTAGGTTAAGAATTTTGCCATTGTTACTTCGTCAACGTATTTCTCTCCAATCTTGTACTGTTTTTTCCTTACACCTTCAATTTCAAAGCCAAGTTTGCGGTAAAGGTTTATTGCAGGCTTGTTTGTTAAGAAAACCTCTAATGTGATTTTTTCTAAGCTCTCTTGCTTTTTTGCCCATTCGAGTAGGTGATTCATCATTGCTGTGCCGATGCCCATTTGCCTGTAACTCTTCAAAATAGTGATACCCAAAGACGCGACATGTTTGTTCTTCTCAAATTTTCCTCTAACTAGATATGCCATACCTACGATTTTATCTTTGACTTGTGCGACTATAATTACTCCTTTCCTTTTCTTTATCTCTTTAATAGTCTCATGCCAATCTTCTCTTGAATCTTCTGGAACAATGTAATATTTTTCGGCTGCAACGCTTTTAACGACATCTTTTATTGCAAAGTCATCAGTCTCATCTGCCTCGCGTATTATAACTAGCTCCTTCCCTCTACTCATAAAAATCATGCCAGCTTACCCTTTTCTAAATCTTCAAGGTGTGGAAGTCCCGTTCTAGCGCCCATTTTCATTATGCATCTGGAAGCTACAAAATTGCCAAGTTTTCCACATTCGTAAAGGCTCTTGTTGCGGAGCAGTCCGTAGAGAAAGCCTGCGCAGAAAGCGTCGCCCGCACCTGTCGTATCGATGACTCGAACTTTGAAAGGCTCTATTAAGTGTTTTTCTTTTCCGTCCGTCACGTAGCAGCCTTTGCTACCGAGTTTTACGGCAACCACTCTTACGCCTTTCTCAAGCAACACCTCAGCACCCTTCTCATAATCATTCACTCTTGTTAACAGTTTAAGCTCAGCTTGATTTGGCATCAAAACAAACGCCTTGCTTATCATGGGCTCCAGCTTGGCGATTCCTTTTCGTGCATACAACTCTCCAGGGTCAAGACTTACCTTAACAGTTTTGGGAAGAACTTCAACTAGTTTTCTCTGAGTTTGGAAGGATTTCTCTCCGACAAAAGATGTTAAATGCAGAAATTTCGTTTGGAAAGCATACTTTTTATCTATTTCGTCAAAGCCTATCGTGTCGTTCACACCAGGGTCCACATACAATGCGCGTTCGCCTTTCTCGTCCACGAACCCCATCACCACGCCGCTTCGCCCGTTATTCACATGAATAATGCCGCTTGTGTCGACGCCTTCTCTGCGAAAATCTTCAACAAGCATCTTGCCCTCTCTGTCACTTGCTACTTTTCCAATAAAGCCCACTTTGCACTTAAGCCTCGCCAAACCCACGATTGTGTTAGCTGCTGAACCGCCGCAAGCTTCCTCGCATTCTATTATGAAGCCCTCCTCTTCCGCACCAGCTATCTTATTTACTCTGAAGAGTTTGTCTACGTTTAACGCGCCAAATCCAACAACGTCAAAATGTGTCATGCGAACAGCTCGCGCAAATAAATCTTATACTCACCCAGTTTTCCACCGTAGTTTCCAGCAGAAACCTTCACAACACCATCAACGTCCACAGCTGCTTCTATGCCGACTTTCATGGCCTTTTTCACCGCATCCAAAGAGACACCGTTAATCACTATTTCAGGAATGTAGCCGACATCCTCGGGAACCTTCGATTCCTTACCCAACTTTTTCTTAAGCGATGGACAATAAGGATGATTTGTTGTCGGACCAATCCATGGAAAACGCGTTTCAGGCTTTGACCCAGCAGAGCAAATATCAAAGGAGGTTATTACGCCGTTTATCTTGTGTATGGCGCTTAAGGCTTTTGCACCAGCCTCTTTAAGCGCCTCTTTAGTTTTGCACATCACCCAAAAGTTTGCGCCCATCACACCATGCGCGTAGCCAATGTGGCGTTCAATTATGAAATCTGGAACCATTATCGGCACGATTATCACTTCACGTCCATAACGCTTTTCAGTCCACTCGTAACCGTCGCCACAGTGTCCCACACGTTCCATCATGTCAATTTTTCCTTCAGCCTTGGACATCGCGTCAAAAACTGCGGTGAAGGGCTTAACGAGAATGTCTTGCCTTATCCTGTAAGAAAGCTCGATTTCAAATTTTTTTAATGATTCACTGAATGGTTTTTTTGGGTCTATTCCGCCCCAGAATTGCAGAACTACGCCTTTGCGTTTGTCTGGAGTTTCTTTTTCTTTCAGCCACTTCTCTATTCCGCCTTCAACTCTACCGATGACTATTGATGGCGTGGCTGTCGCATGCAACGCGGCTTTACGCAACGTTTCTTCATCATCAGCCGTCACAATTATTCGGCAATAGATGCCTTCAAAAGCTTCCGCGTAAGTGTCTTCAATCAAACCTTTCTTGACCATTTTATCCCAACCGTCCGATGGCTTCTCCTCTCACTTTTTTTCTGAATTCGCTACTCTCTTTTGCCAGAGTTTCCATATTCTCGTTTGTTATTATTTTAACTTTAGGCAACTCGCGGGGATATAACCTAAAAAGATTAGTGAGCAAGGTTTTGTTTACTCCGCTTTTTGCCAATACTTCACGAGTCCAATTCTCAACAAGCCGTATAGTTTGCTCTTTTCCAAAAGTGGCAAAAGCATCTGCAATAACAGTGGTTACTATGCTGTTCTCTGACAAAACCGCGATTTCAGCATTCTTCACAGCGTATTGGTTGCCATTGAAAGAAACTGCTAAGCCGCCGTGTTCGCGGACAAGTCGGAAGGCTTCGACGTCGGTTATGCTGTCGCCAACATACATAACATCCGCCAATGCAACGCCTACTTTCTGCGCCACATCATTTATCGCTTCAGCCTTCTCGCTGCCGCCAACAGGATTAACCTCGTCCAAAATCTTTCCAGACCCCATACTTGCCATTTCAGTCCAGAAAATCTCATCAAGCCTCCGAATCGTTTCTTGGTCTTGTTCTGAAAAATCCTCAAGCGATTTTGCGTTTTTAGGAATAGCCATAAGAGGCATCTTGGCGATTTCCTTTGCAAGTTTTTTCAGTTTTGCCTTTTCCTCTTCCGTTATGTGATACTTGTCGATGTTTAGTTTTGTGCAGTAAGTGCTCTCGTATGGAAAAGCGATTGCTTTGCATAAGGCTTTCATGTAATGCTCGTAGCTTGTGCTTACGATAAACGTGTAAGCTATTTTCTTAACGTGTTGTAGCGTGGCCTTCACGTTTGAGATTAAAATTAGATTTTGCGCTGAAAACTCGCGCATTTTGCTGTCTGTAACATCATAAGCTTTGAGGAAGGGCAAGATGAGCTTTAACGTGTCGCCAGCCTTGTAATGTGATTTCTTGAGAACATCTGCCAAAACATCGTCATATTTGCTGATTACTGTGAAGAGTTTATCGCCGTCGGGAACAAAGTGCGCTGTCAGTTCGAAGGCATTATCGTTTTTGGATATGGGTCCTTCACAGTCGGAAACGAAGACGCGCTTCACTTTTTGCGCCTCAACTCCTCCATGTGTTTTACGCTTTTTTCTATATGCTGCGGCGACGCTATGTCTGTTCTGTGCCAGAGCGCTCCGCCTTTCACGGCTTTAACGCCTTCCAGAGATAGCTGCCGTGCTTCGCTGATGTCTTCGCCTATGCCGACAACGCCTACGGCTCGGGATTTAAGCGCGAAAGTTCCGCCGTCACGCAGTTCCATCGCTGCCGGATAAACACGAACTCTATCATGGTATTTTTTGGTCAGCGCGTATGCTTTTGTCAAGTCAACAGGCGAGCCAATTTCCTTTTTGTCTACCAGATTTGGGAATACATCCATGTAGCCGCCGTAGTTTGGCGGAACCTTATAAGTTAAAACAGTCGCCGTCTTTTCCAGTTCTACATGTGTCAGGTTGCCTTCCAAAATTTTGAAACAAACATCCACAAAATCATCCTTCAAAATTGGCAGAATATTAATTATTTCTGGGTCGCCGGGTCGACTGTTATTCTCAAGAATTTTAGGCTCTTTACCGGTGTGCATGAAAGCCACGTAGAAAGGAACACCCCATAAGCCAGTGTTATCTTTTCTTTTCCATTTTTCGAAGATTCTGTTAACGATTTCTATTTCTTTGGCTCTATCCGTTTTTGTTATGAAAGGCAAAACATCGTCAACATCTTTGTAGGAGCCCATTCCTCCAGTGTTTGGTCCCTTGTCGTCGTCAAAGGCGCGTTTGTAGTCTCTTGTTTCTGGTAAGGGAACGAGGTGTTTGCCGTCGCAGAAAGCTTGAAAGCTTGATTCTTCGCCTTCGATTTTTTCTTCTATGATGACTGCGCCGTGTTGGAAATTGGCTAGAAAATGTTCCATGAGTTGTTCTCGAGTTGTGAAGTGGTCGCCCCACACGCCGACGCCTTTTCCCGCTGCGGGCTGGTCTGGCTTCACAACTGCCATATTGTTTAGTTCGTCAAGCCATTTGTAAACTGCCTTTTTCACTTCTTCTTGGTTTTTGTAGTCTTTTGGGTGGAAGATTTTGTAGCGAGGATTCGCGGTTGGCACGATTTCTTCGAAGAGCATGCGTTGCTGCACTTTGCTTGCTTCTATAGCGTAGTCTTTTGTTGGGCAAATCATGGGTATTCCAGCGCGCTTTTCCACGAGGTCGCGGACGCCTTCGATTATGGGTTTTTCTGGACCAACAATGCCAAAGTCGATTTTGTCTTTGTTGTGTTCTGCGAATTTGCAGATTTCCTCAACATTCAAGTCTGGTATGACCACGATTTCTGTAGCGTTCTTCGCATTGAAGGGGTTTCGTTGTTTATCTGCAATGTAAAGGTGCACATTGTAGTTTTGGCTGCGCGCGAAAGCATCAACCATGGCGACTTCTCTTGCGCCATACGATACTACGAGTATTCCTACTTTTTCCATGATTTAATCCCGTCGAAACTGTGAAAAGATTAAGCGCAAAACCTAATTATCTTTTGGCTAATCACATGTTTTGAACTAACTGTTCTATCTCGTAAAGGCGACCCTTTTCCTCGTAGCCTTCAAGGAAACGCTTTTTCATCTCATCGGCGATTTTCTGCGCAAGCGGCGTTGGATACTTACCAGTTATGCATGCCATGCAAAGCTGGTCTCGCGTGAAGCCCGTTGCCTTCACAAAGTTTTCTATTGACTGGTAACACACTGCGTCTGCACCGATTATTTCAGCTATTTCTTCTGGCGTGTGCTTTGAGCCGATTAGTTGCCCGTAAGTTGCCATGTCTATTCCGTAGAAGCACGGTCCGATAATGCGCGGGAAAGTCACGAACAAGTAGACTTTTTTGGCGCCCATTCTTCGAAGCTTTTCTATAGCGACTTTTGTTGTGTCACCTCGGACTACGCTGTCTTCGGTTATTATGACGCGTTTGCCTTCAAATTTTGT contains these protein-coding regions:
- a CDS encoding cytochrome c biogenesis protein CcdA, translating into MPKSVKIAKKATRFKEGMLYVMTFGIGFVSAAIFLGATFALILLSIPSLQNAFVWIICAFVIIFGFNLLGLFKLPFQTKSLLKKLTERYVFTYAGLFSLGFLFYFLDPCISPFLFSVLVMLQNSEFTFPLILFCLGAILPFIFIGIAAGSASKLTRKTYKHRRKIRAIQWSNPNKLRYLPHLIISSLTRHTLVNVSQ
- a CDS encoding formylmethanofuran--tetrahydromethanopterin N-formyltransferase, whose amino-acid sequence is MVKKGLIEDTYAEAFEGIYCRIIVTADDEETLRKAALHATATPSIVIGRVEGGIEKWLKEKETPDKRKGVVLQFWGGIDPKKPFSESLKKFEIELSYRIRQDILVKPFTAVFDAMSKAEGKIDMMERVGHCGDGYEWTEKRYGREVIIVPIMVPDFIIERHIGYAHGVMGANFWVMCKTKEALKEAGAKALSAIHKINGVITSFDICSAGSKPETRFPWIGPTTNHPYCPSLKKKLGKESKVPEDVGYIPEIVINGVSLDAVKKAMKVGIEAAVDVDGVVKVSAGNYGGKLGEYKIYLRELFA
- a CDS encoding HAD hydrolase family protein; the protein is MKRVFVSDCEGPISKNDNAFELTAHFVPDGDKLFTVISKYDDVLADVLKKSHYKAGDTLKLILPFLKAYDVTDSKMREFSAQNLILISNVKATLQHVKKIAYTFIVSTSYEHYMKALCKAIAFPYESTYCTKLNIDKYHITEEEKAKLKKLAKEIAKMPLMAIPKNAKSLEDFSEQDQETIRRLDEIFWTEMASMGSGKILDEVNPVGGSEKAEAINDVAQKVGVALADVMYVGDSITDVEAFRLVREHGGLAVSFNGNQYAVKNAEIAVLSENSIVTTVIADAFATFGKEQTIRLVENWTREVLAKSGVNKTLLTNLFRLYPRELPKVKIITNENMETLAKESSEFRKKVRGEAIGRLG
- a CDS encoding carbohydrate kinase family protein, which codes for MTHFDVVGFGALNVDKLFRVNKIAGAEEEGFIIECEEACGGSAANTIVGLARLKCKVGFIGKVASDREGKMLVEDFRREGVDTSGIIHVNNGRSGVVMGFVDEKGERALYVDPGVNDTIGFDEIDKKYAFQTKFLHLTSFVGEKSFQTQRKLVEVLPKTVKVSLDPGELYARKGIAKLEPMISKAFVLMPNQAELKLLTRVNDYEKGAEVLLEKGVRVVAVKLGSKGCYVTDGKEKHLIEPFKVRVIDTTGAGDAFCAGFLYGLLRNKSLYECGKLGNFVASRCIMKMGARTGLPHLEDLEKGKLA
- a CDS encoding GNAT family N-acetyltransferase, whose amino-acid sequence is MSRGKELVIIREADETDDFAIKDVVKSVAAEKYYIVPEDSREDWHETIKEIKKRKGVIIVAQVKDKIVGMAYLVRGKFEKNKHVASLGITILKSYRQMGIGTAMMNHLLEWAKKQESLEKITLEVFLTNKPAINLYRKLGFEIEGVRKKQYKIGEKYVDEVTMAKFLT